A portion of the Vreelandella subglaciescola genome contains these proteins:
- a CDS encoding glyceraldehyde-3-phosphate dehydrogenase, producing the protein MSQPTLDNIFQEWQSNEALAEQMIPLVGLLYRQNNVVATMFGRSLIKQSVIRILKDHRFVREIEGTELTVDDTLPIIRAMVELNLGPAHVDVGKLAVLLKRQSIEEPSGADVETFLRKELGEIIDGYQPGVSTGEPQDVVLYGFGRIGRLLTRVMIEKAGGGNLLRLRAIVVRGRGDVAKDLEKRASLLRRDSVHGPFEGTIDVDAEARTLTVNGNMIQVIYADSPSDIDYTDYGIDNAVIVDNTGIWRDEAGLGQHLECRGAAKALLTAPGKGDIKNIVYGVNHADIGEEDRILSAASCTTNAIVPVLKVLNDEYGVATGHVETVHAYTNDQNLIDNYHAGDRRGRSAALNMVLTETGAAKAVAKALPELDGKLTGNAIRVPTPNVSMAILNLTLEKSTDAESLNDYLRGMSIHSAYQKQIDFVDSAEVVSSDFVGNRKAGIVDAKATIANGNHAVVYLWYDNEFGYSCQVIRLLQHISHVNFLKLPHEKNR; encoded by the coding sequence GTGAGTCAGCCAACGCTTGATAATATTTTTCAGGAATGGCAGAGCAACGAAGCCCTTGCCGAGCAGATGATTCCGCTGGTGGGGCTGTTGTACCGTCAAAATAACGTCGTGGCCACCATGTTCGGTCGTTCGCTGATCAAGCAGTCGGTGATCCGGATTCTGAAAGACCATCGCTTTGTGCGCGAAATCGAAGGCACCGAGCTTACCGTGGACGACACGCTCCCCATCATTCGGGCGATGGTTGAGCTCAATCTGGGGCCGGCTCACGTGGACGTGGGCAAGCTGGCGGTGCTGCTCAAGCGTCAGAGCATTGAAGAGCCGAGCGGCGCCGATGTGGAGACGTTCCTGCGTAAGGAATTGGGCGAAATAATTGATGGCTACCAGCCCGGCGTCAGCACCGGCGAGCCTCAGGACGTGGTGCTTTACGGCTTTGGCCGTATTGGCCGTCTCCTGACGCGGGTAATGATCGAGAAGGCCGGCGGCGGCAATTTACTGCGCCTGCGGGCGATCGTGGTGCGTGGTCGCGGCGATGTCGCCAAAGATCTTGAAAAACGCGCGAGCCTGTTGCGCCGTGACTCCGTGCACGGCCCGTTTGAAGGCACCATCGACGTGGACGCCGAGGCGCGCACGTTGACCGTCAACGGCAACATGATTCAGGTGATCTACGCTGATTCACCGAGCGATATCGACTATACCGACTACGGTATCGATAACGCCGTGATCGTGGATAACACCGGCATCTGGCGCGACGAGGCCGGCTTGGGTCAGCACCTTGAATGCCGCGGCGCGGCCAAGGCGCTGTTGACCGCACCGGGCAAGGGCGACATCAAAAATATCGTGTACGGCGTGAATCACGCTGATATCGGTGAGGAAGATCGTATTTTGTCGGCGGCCTCGTGCACCACCAACGCGATTGTGCCGGTACTCAAGGTGTTGAACGACGAGTACGGCGTGGCCACTGGCCATGTGGAAACCGTGCACGCCTACACCAACGACCAGAACCTGATCGATAACTATCATGCAGGCGATCGTCGCGGGCGCAGTGCGGCGCTCAACATGGTGCTGACCGAGACCGGCGCGGCCAAGGCCGTGGCCAAGGCGCTGCCCGAGCTTGACGGCAAGTTGACGGGTAACGCCATTCGCGTACCCACGCCTAACGTTTCCATGGCCATTCTCAACTTGACGCTTGAGAAGAGCACTGATGCCGAGTCGCTCAACGATTACCTGCGCGGCATGTCGATCCACTCGGCGTATCAGAAGCAGATCGACTTTGTTGATTCCGCGGAGGTGGTGTCGTCAGATTTTGTGGGCAATCGCAAGGCCGGCATCGTTGATGCCAAGGCGACAATCGCCAACGGCAATCACGCGGTGGTCTACCTGTGGTATGACAACGAATTTGGCTATAGCTGCCAGGTCATTCGCCTGCTGCAGCATATTTCTCACGTCAATTTTTTGAAACTGCCCCACGAAAAAAATAGATAA
- a CDS encoding Na(+)-translocating NADH-quinone reductase subunit C, producing the protein MGNNSTKKTLLVAFVLCIVCSVIVSTAAVALRPQQQLNQELDRKTNVLNVAGFNEPGIDVESVFSEQMNARVVDMQTGDYTDEFDPETFDSFEAASDPATGRTLSGKTDIAGLSRVENYATVYLVGDPDDPDQIVLPIRGQGLWGVMRGFLSVKGDGNTIISITYYELSETPGLGGEVNNPRWQALWEGKKIYDDKGSLSPEIHLSKSASGEHEVDALSGATLTSNGVTNMLQFWLSSEGFGEYLAKFRSGVSQNEAQNADGEREFEGA; encoded by the coding sequence ATGGGTAATAACTCGACCAAAAAGACGCTGCTTGTGGCGTTTGTGCTGTGTATCGTCTGCTCCGTGATTGTCTCCACGGCGGCGGTAGCGCTGCGCCCACAGCAGCAGCTCAACCAAGAGCTGGATCGCAAGACCAACGTTCTTAACGTGGCCGGGTTCAACGAGCCGGGCATAGACGTGGAAAGCGTGTTTAGCGAGCAAATGAACGCGCGCGTGGTCGATATGCAAACCGGCGACTATACCGACGAGTTCGACCCTGAGACCTTTGATAGCTTCGAAGCCGCTAGCGATCCGGCGACAGGCCGCACGCTCTCCGGTAAAACGGATATCGCCGGTCTCTCCCGCGTAGAAAACTACGCCACCGTGTACTTGGTAGGTGATCCTGATGATCCCGATCAGATTGTGCTGCCGATTCGTGGCCAGGGCCTGTGGGGGGTGATGCGCGGCTTCTTGTCGGTGAAGGGTGATGGCAATACCATTATCAGTATCACCTACTATGAGCTTAGCGAAACGCCGGGGCTGGGCGGTGAGGTGAATAATCCGCGCTGGCAGGCACTCTGGGAAGGCAAGAAAATCTACGACGACAAGGGCAGCTTGTCACCGGAGATTCACCTGTCTAAAAGTGCCAGCGGTGAACATGAAGTCGATGCACTGTCGGGCGCTACGCTGACCAGTAACGGGGTGACGAACATGCTTCAGTTCTGGTTGAGCTCGGAAGGTTTCGGTGAATATCTGGCTAAGTTTCGCAGCGGCGTGAGCCAGAATGAGGCGCAAAACGCCGACGGCGAACGTGAATTCGAAGGAGCCTAA
- the nqrE gene encoding NADH:ubiquinone reductase (Na(+)-transporting) subunit E, with protein MEHYLSLLAKAIFVENMALAFFLGMCTFLAVSKKVSSALGLGIAVIVVLSITVPVNNLVYTYLLQEGALTWTGISGTENIDLSFLGLLSYIGVIAALVQIMEMFLDKYVPALYNALGVFLPLITVNCAILGGVLFMVERKYNFGESVVYGFGAGVGWALAIAALAGIREKLKYSDVPAGLQGLGITFLTVGLMSLGFMSFSGIQL; from the coding sequence ATGGAACATTATCTGAGCCTTTTGGCGAAAGCGATTTTCGTCGAGAATATGGCGTTGGCGTTCTTCCTTGGCATGTGTACGTTTCTCGCTGTGTCAAAGAAGGTGTCATCGGCGCTGGGGCTGGGTATTGCGGTGATTGTGGTGCTGTCGATCACCGTGCCGGTCAACAACCTGGTGTATACCTATCTGCTGCAGGAAGGTGCGTTAACGTGGACAGGCATTTCCGGAACGGAGAACATTGATCTCTCGTTTCTGGGGCTTTTAAGCTATATCGGCGTGATTGCTGCGCTTGTGCAGATCATGGAAATGTTTCTGGACAAGTACGTGCCCGCGCTTTACAACGCGCTGGGCGTGTTTCTGCCGCTGATTACCGTTAACTGTGCCATCTTGGGCGGTGTGCTGTTCATGGTGGAGCGCAAATACAACTTCGGCGAGTCCGTGGTGTATGGTTTTGGCGCAGGTGTAGGCTGGGCGTTGGCGATTGCCGCGCTTGCCGGTATTCGCGAAAAGCTGAAGTACAGCGACGTGCCGGCCGGCCTTCAAGGGCTGGGTATTACCTTCCTCACGGTGGGGCTGATGTCGCTTGGCTTTATGTCTTTCTCGGGCATTCAGCTTTAA
- the nqrM gene encoding (Na+)-NQR maturation NqrM, whose amino-acid sequence MTIWLLALGFMLLVMTAMAVGVLMGRKPIAGSCGGLNQLGLKDGCDICGGKDDVCEEENRKRQGVSARRQSDEGRGAGLGYNIARR is encoded by the coding sequence ATGACAATCTGGCTACTGGCATTAGGTTTCATGCTGTTGGTAATGACCGCAATGGCGGTCGGTGTGCTGATGGGGCGCAAGCCCATCGCCGGCTCCTGCGGCGGCTTGAATCAGCTGGGGTTGAAAGACGGCTGCGATATCTGCGGCGGCAAAGATGACGTTTGCGAAGAAGAAAACCGCAAGCGCCAAGGCGTTAGCGCCCGCCGGCAAAGTGATGAAGGTCGTGGAGCGGGGTTGGGCTATAACATTGCTCGCCGTTAG
- a CDS encoding NADH:ubiquinone reductase (Na(+)-transporting) subunit B has product MMGIRQTLDNIEPHFHKGGKYEKFYPLFEAVDTMLYTPPSVTKTTAHIRDGIDLKRMMITVWLCTFPAMFFGMWNAGFQANSAIDAGSVSMEGWREALMMTLSSGHNADSLWANLVLGATYFVPIYFITFVVGGFWEVLFAMKRGHEVNEGFFVTSILFALILPATIPLWQVALGITFGVVIGKEVFGGTGKNFLNPALTARAFLYFAYPAQISGDSIWVAADGYTGATALSMAFQNGMNQLTSSVSWWDAFWGFIPGSVGEVSTFAILLGAIVLLWTRIASWRIMLGVCLGMIATSTLFNLIGSDTNPMFAMPWYWHFVVGGFAFGMVFMATDPVSASMTNQGRWIFGALIGFMTVLIRVVNPAFPEGIMLAILFANLFAPLIDHFFVQANIKRRVKRVGVPAEETA; this is encoded by the coding sequence ATGATGGGTATTCGACAAACGCTCGATAATATCGAGCCGCATTTTCACAAGGGCGGCAAGTACGAAAAGTTCTACCCGCTGTTTGAAGCGGTAGACACGATGCTCTACACGCCGCCAAGTGTGACCAAGACGACCGCGCATATCCGCGACGGCATTGATCTCAAGCGCATGATGATCACTGTCTGGCTATGCACCTTTCCGGCCATGTTCTTCGGTATGTGGAACGCAGGTTTTCAGGCCAACAGCGCTATCGACGCCGGCTCCGTTTCCATGGAGGGCTGGCGTGAAGCGCTGATGATGACGCTGTCTTCAGGGCACAACGCCGACAGCCTGTGGGCTAACCTTGTGCTCGGGGCGACCTACTTCGTGCCGATTTATTTCATCACTTTTGTGGTGGGTGGCTTTTGGGAAGTGCTGTTTGCGATGAAGCGCGGCCACGAGGTCAACGAAGGCTTCTTCGTCACCTCGATCCTGTTCGCGCTGATTCTGCCGGCAACGATTCCGCTGTGGCAGGTCGCACTGGGCATTACCTTTGGCGTGGTGATCGGCAAGGAAGTGTTTGGCGGTACCGGCAAGAACTTCCTGAACCCGGCGCTAACGGCTCGCGCGTTTTTGTATTTTGCCTACCCTGCGCAAATTTCCGGCGACTCGATCTGGGTAGCCGCTGACGGCTATACCGGCGCTACTGCGCTGTCTATGGCCTTTCAAAACGGCATGAATCAACTGACGTCTTCCGTCAGCTGGTGGGACGCGTTCTGGGGCTTTATTCCCGGCTCGGTCGGTGAAGTATCCACCTTTGCTATCTTGCTCGGCGCTATCGTACTGCTATGGACGCGGATTGCCTCTTGGCGCATCATGCTTGGGGTGTGCTTGGGCATGATCGCGACGAGTACGCTGTTCAACCTGATTGGCTCTGATACCAACCCCATGTTTGCCATGCCTTGGTACTGGCACTTTGTGGTGGGCGGCTTTGCTTTCGGCATGGTGTTTATGGCGACCGACCCGGTGTCGGCCTCCATGACCAATCAGGGGCGTTGGATTTTCGGCGCCCTCATTGGCTTTATGACCGTGCTGATTCGTGTGGTAAACCCGGCTTTCCCCGAGGGCATTATGTTGGCGATTCTATTTGCCAATCTGTTTGCGCCGCTGATTGACCATTTCTTTGTCCAGGCCAACATCAAACGTCGCGTCAAGCGCGTTGGCGTGCCGGCCGAGGAGACTGCTTGA
- a CDS encoding NADH:ubiquinone reductase (Na(+)-transporting) subunit D, with protein sequence MADVTPKSVLLTPIFQNNPIALQILGICSALAVTTSMGLSLVMTFAVIFVTSLSSFFVSLIRNHIPSSIRIIVQMTIIASLVIVVDQILKAYAYEMSKQLSVFVGLIITNCIVMGRAEGFAMSNSPGLSFLDGVGNGLGYGFVLMFVGFVRELLGSGSVFGFTVLQTVQDGGWYVGNGLLLLPPSAFFVIGLLIWVMRSINPDQVEENEFQMKENTQPKEAV encoded by the coding sequence ATGGCAGACGTCACTCCTAAAAGCGTCTTGTTGACGCCGATCTTTCAAAACAACCCCATTGCGTTGCAAATTCTGGGGATCTGTTCTGCACTAGCGGTCACGACCAGCATGGGGCTCTCACTGGTAATGACATTCGCCGTTATCTTTGTGACCTCGCTGTCGAGCTTCTTTGTCTCGCTGATTCGTAACCACATCCCGTCGTCGATCCGGATCATCGTGCAGATGACCATCATCGCGTCGCTGGTTATCGTGGTGGATCAGATCCTCAAGGCCTACGCCTATGAGATGTCCAAGCAGCTGTCGGTGTTTGTCGGCCTGATCATCACCAACTGCATCGTGATGGGGCGCGCCGAAGGCTTTGCGATGTCCAACTCGCCGGGGCTTTCGTTCCTCGACGGCGTGGGCAACGGCTTGGGCTATGGCTTCGTCCTTATGTTCGTGGGCTTTGTCCGCGAGCTTTTGGGCTCGGGTAGCGTCTTTGGCTTTACCGTACTGCAAACCGTGCAGGACGGCGGCTGGTATGTCGGTAACGGCTTGCTGCTGCTACCACCGTCGGCGTTCTTTGTTATCGGCCTGTTAATTTGGGTAATGCGTTCGATCAACCCCGATCAGGTTGAAGAGAACGAATTCCAGATGAAGGAAAACACTCAGCCGAAGGAGGCCGTGTAA
- a CDS encoding PA2779 family protein — protein sequence MPYLRRYVAMLLIAILMISSLPVAAAQTAGLVTTQSALQADTVSSDRERINDVLARADVQDQLLAQGVSVDQVQDRVAALSNAEVSQMADQLDAMPAGAGGVIGALFAVFVILLVTDILGLTNVFPFTR from the coding sequence ATGCCTTATCTTCGTCGCTACGTAGCCATGCTGCTGATTGCCATATTGATGATCAGCAGCCTGCCCGTGGCCGCCGCCCAGACGGCCGGTCTCGTCACTACCCAGTCAGCCCTCCAGGCCGATACGGTCAGCAGCGACCGTGAACGCATCAACGACGTTCTGGCCCGCGCCGATGTACAAGACCAGCTGCTGGCTCAGGGCGTAAGCGTTGATCAGGTTCAGGACCGCGTTGCCGCCCTGAGCAATGCCGAGGTCAGCCAGATGGCCGACCAGCTTGATGCCATGCCCGCCGGTGCGGGCGGTGTTATTGGCGCCCTGTTTGCCGTTTTCGTGATCCTGCTGGTAACCGATATTCTGGGCCTGACCAATGTCTTCCCGTTTACCCGCTAA
- a CDS encoding Na(+)-translocating NADH-quinone reductase subunit A — protein sequence MIEVKKGLDLPIAGAPELRIADAQPVRHVAILGTDYVGMRPTMEVKVGDKVKLGQLLFTDKKIAGVCFTAPAAGEVVAINRGEKRRLLSVVIKVDENEEAVSFTAHERSAIESLERQTVVDQLVDSGLWTALRTRPFSRTPAPDSKPADIFVTAVDTHPLSPDPAVIINEAPEAFEDGLKVLARLTEGKVYLCTGKDASIPGGDVNGVTSEAFSGPHPAGLVGTHIHHLSPVALHKHVWHIGYQDVIAMGKLFAEGKLDVSRIMAVTGPRAEKPRLLRTRVGANTDELLVNEVIQPDDTRVISGSVFSGFAAEGNLSYAGRFHNQFSLLEEGNKRLFMGWLSPGSERHSVMGIYLSKIKGLSNYAPTTSTNGSERAMVPIGAYETVMPLDIMPTQLLRSLIVGDIEAAMQLGCLELDEEDLALCTYACPGKYEYGPILRDNLTMIEKEA from the coding sequence ATGATCGAAGTCAAAAAAGGCCTGGATCTCCCCATCGCGGGGGCGCCGGAGCTGCGCATTGCGGATGCGCAGCCGGTGCGCCACGTGGCCATCCTGGGCACTGACTATGTCGGCATGAGGCCGACCATGGAAGTAAAGGTTGGGGATAAGGTCAAACTAGGCCAATTGCTTTTCACTGACAAGAAAATTGCGGGGGTTTGCTTCACGGCACCCGCGGCCGGTGAGGTTGTCGCTATTAACCGCGGCGAAAAGCGTCGTTTGCTGTCTGTTGTGATCAAAGTCGATGAGAACGAAGAGGCCGTGTCTTTCACGGCACATGAGCGCAGTGCCATCGAGAGCCTGGAACGCCAGACGGTCGTTGACCAGCTGGTGGATTCCGGTCTCTGGACAGCGCTGCGCACGCGCCCGTTCTCGCGTACGCCGGCACCAGACAGCAAACCTGCCGATATTTTCGTGACCGCCGTAGATACCCATCCGCTAAGCCCGGATCCTGCGGTGATCATCAACGAAGCGCCCGAGGCGTTTGAAGACGGGCTGAAGGTGCTGGCCCGCCTGACCGAAGGCAAGGTGTACTTGTGCACCGGAAAAGACGCTTCGATCCCCGGCGGTGATGTTAATGGCGTGACTTCGGAAGCTTTTTCCGGACCGCACCCGGCAGGGCTTGTCGGCACGCATATTCATCATTTGTCGCCGGTCGCCCTGCACAAGCACGTTTGGCATATCGGGTATCAGGACGTGATTGCCATGGGCAAATTGTTTGCCGAGGGCAAGCTCGACGTCAGCCGCATCATGGCTGTCACCGGGCCGCGCGCTGAAAAACCGCGCCTGCTGCGCACTCGCGTTGGCGCCAACACCGATGAGCTTCTCGTCAACGAAGTTATTCAACCCGACGACACGCGGGTGATTTCCGGCTCGGTATTCTCCGGCTTTGCCGCCGAAGGCAACCTGAGCTATGCCGGGCGTTTTCACAACCAGTTCAGCCTGCTGGAAGAGGGCAACAAACGCCTCTTCATGGGCTGGCTGTCTCCGGGGAGTGAGCGCCACTCGGTGATGGGAATTTACCTGTCGAAGATTAAGGGGCTGAGCAACTACGCGCCGACGACCTCAACCAACGGGTCGGAGCGCGCCATGGTGCCGATTGGCGCTTATGAGACGGTAATGCCGCTGGATATCATGCCGACTCAGCTGCTGCGTTCGCTGATCGTGGGCGACATTGAGGCTGCCATGCAGCTTGGGTGTCTGGAGCTGGATGAAGAGGATCTGGCGCTTTGCACGTACGCTTGCCCCGGCAAGTACGAGTACGGCCCCATCCTGCGTGACAACCTCACCATGATCGAGAAAGAGGCCTGA
- the holA gene encoding DNA polymerase III subunit delta, protein MKVFADQLPGALAKRLPQAVIVAGDEPLQHRDACDAVRAAARQAGVEEREVIDVEPNFAWGKLLEVAGNLSLFATRKLIEVRLGRQKLGQDGAKVLGQYAEQLAHSDDVLLISMGKLDARQQKSAWFKALDKNGLFVPVWPVDASRLGFWLRDRAQRHGLQLNMDAARLLGERTEGNLLAADQELQKLALILPANARVSVEDIAQGVEDSTRFDVFNLADACLKGETTRASRIVYGLKSEGVEAPIVLWALGREMRTLLSLHQHLEQGQSFEQACKAQKPMIFDRRRPAYQSAVKRLPMRRLHKLLLMAQRLDLAVKGASPVPLWQGLHDLALTLAGGRGLLAEAAWTYRLH, encoded by the coding sequence GTGAAGGTTTTTGCCGACCAGCTTCCCGGCGCGCTCGCCAAGCGATTGCCTCAGGCGGTCATCGTCGCCGGCGACGAACCGCTGCAGCACCGCGACGCCTGCGATGCGGTGCGCGCAGCGGCGCGTCAGGCGGGCGTGGAAGAGCGCGAAGTCATCGACGTAGAGCCCAACTTTGCCTGGGGGAAGCTGCTGGAAGTGGCCGGCAACCTCTCGCTTTTCGCCACGCGAAAACTAATCGAGGTGCGTCTGGGGCGTCAAAAGCTGGGCCAGGATGGCGCCAAGGTGCTTGGGCAGTACGCCGAACAGCTGGCTCACAGCGATGACGTCTTGCTCATCAGCATGGGCAAACTCGATGCCAGACAGCAAAAAAGCGCCTGGTTCAAGGCGCTGGATAAAAACGGTCTGTTTGTGCCGGTATGGCCGGTGGATGCCTCGCGGCTGGGCTTTTGGCTACGCGACCGCGCCCAACGCCACGGCCTGCAGCTGAATATGGACGCCGCACGCCTGCTGGGTGAGCGCACCGAGGGCAACCTGCTGGCCGCCGATCAGGAGTTGCAGAAACTTGCGCTGATCTTGCCGGCCAACGCCCGTGTCAGCGTTGAAGACATCGCCCAGGGCGTGGAAGACAGCACACGCTTTGACGTGTTCAACCTGGCAGACGCCTGCCTGAAAGGCGAAACAACGCGTGCCTCGCGGATTGTCTACGGGCTCAAAAGTGAAGGCGTTGAAGCGCCAATCGTGCTCTGGGCACTGGGACGGGAAATGCGCACGCTGCTTTCCCTCCATCAGCATCTGGAGCAGGGGCAAAGCTTCGAGCAGGCCTGCAAGGCACAAAAGCCGATGATCTTTGACCGCCGCCGCCCGGCGTATCAAAGCGCCGTTAAACGCCTGCCCATGCGCCGGCTGCACAAACTTCTCCTTATGGCACAGCGGCTGGACCTGGCCGTCAAGGGCGCCTCTCCGGTACCGCTGTGGCAAGGCCTTCACGATCTGGCCCTGACGCTTGCCGGTGGACGCGGCCTGCTGGCTGAAGCCGCCTGGACATACCGGCTGCATTAA
- a CDS encoding PA2778 family cysteine peptidase: MSSRLPAKRTLRHRRQQNARPAGVLLCCALLAVLLSGCAASPALRDSSYQTLPAHVELEGVPFYPQEKYQCGPAALATVLNYSPATPNAAWTATPASAEKAEKDGARDAEISVSSLIPQVFIPGRDGSVQPEMLATTRRHQRIAFPIRPTFDALLGHVAAGDPVVVMQNLSLPAWPMWHYAIVIGYDLPDETLIMRSGEIRRHTLSFGRFDATWARSKRWGFVLAKPGRIPNGVTAKRAVDAISDYETQHGAKAALSSWQALVAAQPQNAMGYFALGNAYYALDKPEKAAQAFKRATAADDTLGVAWLNLGLLYKSQEKSDKAREALEKAAALPGAWQEQARTALDAL; encoded by the coding sequence ATGTCTTCCCGTTTACCCGCTAAACGCACATTGCGCCACCGCCGTCAGCAAAACGCCCGCCCCGCGGGCGTTTTGCTGTGTTGTGCCCTGCTGGCCGTGCTATTGAGCGGCTGCGCCGCAAGCCCCGCTCTGCGCGATAGCAGCTACCAAACGCTGCCTGCGCACGTTGAGCTTGAGGGCGTGCCGTTTTATCCGCAGGAAAAGTATCAGTGCGGCCCAGCCGCGCTGGCGACGGTGCTCAATTACTCACCGGCGACGCCGAACGCAGCCTGGACGGCCACGCCCGCATCTGCCGAAAAAGCTGAGAAGGATGGCGCCAGAGACGCTGAAATCAGCGTCAGCAGTCTGATTCCCCAGGTCTTTATTCCCGGCCGGGACGGCAGCGTACAGCCGGAAATGCTGGCCACCACGCGCCGCCACCAACGCATCGCGTTTCCCATCCGCCCCACCTTTGATGCCTTGCTTGGGCACGTCGCCGCCGGCGACCCGGTGGTGGTCATGCAGAATCTATCGCTTCCCGCCTGGCCCATGTGGCACTACGCGATTGTAATCGGCTATGACCTGCCCGACGAAACGCTGATCATGCGCAGCGGCGAGATCCGTCGGCACACGCTATCGTTTGGCCGCTTTGATGCCACCTGGGCGCGCAGCAAACGCTGGGGGTTCGTGCTGGCAAAGCCAGGACGTATCCCCAATGGCGTTACCGCCAAGCGCGCCGTCGATGCCATCAGCGACTACGAAACACAGCATGGTGCCAAAGCCGCGCTTTCAAGCTGGCAGGCACTCGTCGCCGCGCAGCCGCAAAACGCCATGGGCTACTTCGCGTTGGGTAACGCCTACTATGCGCTTGATAAGCCGGAAAAAGCCGCACAGGCGTTCAAGCGCGCCACCGCTGCCGACGATACGCTGGGCGTGGCCTGGTTGAATCTGGGGCTTTTATACAAGTCACAAGAGAAAAGCGACAAGGCTCGCGAGGCCCTTGAAAAAGCTGCCGCGCTGCCCGGTGCATGGCAGGAACAAGCGCGCACCGCGCTTGACGCGCTGTAG
- the nqrF gene encoding NADH:ubiquinone reductase (Na(+)-transporting) subunit F has protein sequence MVDIFVILLGVVMFTVIVISLTVIILAARSRLVSSGDVTIEVNGDPEHKLSTQAGGKLLNTLAANGIFLSSACGGGGSCAQCKCRVEEGGGSILPTEESHFTMREKKQGWRLSCQVPVKQDMKIEVPEEVFGVKKWECEVVANHNVATFIKELNLKLPEGEDVAFRAGGYVQLVAPPYDIKFADFDIDEDYQGDWKKFNLFDVAHKNNEEVIRAYSMANYPEEKGILKFNIRVATPPPGTSHPPGLMSTYVFNMKVGDKVTVMGPFGEFFAKDTDAEMIFIGGGAGMAPMRSHIFDQLKRLDTKRKISFWYGARSWRETFYNEEYDKLEDEHDNFEWHLALSDPQDADNWEGPTGFIHNVLYENYLKDHPAPEDCEFYMCGPPMMNASVVKLLLDLGVEPENIMLDDFGG, from the coding sequence ATGGTTGATATATTTGTCATCTTGCTCGGTGTTGTCATGTTCACGGTCATCGTCATCAGTTTGACGGTGATCATTCTGGCAGCCCGAAGCAGACTGGTGAGCAGCGGAGACGTGACCATTGAGGTCAACGGCGACCCTGAGCACAAGTTAAGCACCCAGGCCGGCGGCAAGCTCTTGAATACGCTGGCGGCAAACGGCATTTTCCTGTCGTCTGCCTGCGGCGGCGGCGGCTCCTGCGCGCAGTGTAAATGTCGCGTGGAAGAAGGCGGTGGCTCCATTCTGCCGACCGAAGAATCCCACTTCACCATGCGCGAGAAAAAGCAGGGCTGGCGTCTTTCTTGCCAGGTGCCGGTGAAGCAGGACATGAAGATCGAAGTGCCTGAAGAGGTCTTCGGGGTGAAGAAGTGGGAATGTGAGGTTGTCGCCAACCATAACGTTGCTACTTTCATCAAGGAGCTTAATCTCAAGCTGCCCGAAGGCGAAGACGTCGCTTTCCGCGCCGGTGGCTATGTGCAGCTTGTCGCACCGCCCTACGATATCAAATTCGCTGACTTTGATATCGACGAAGACTACCAGGGCGATTGGAAGAAGTTTAACCTCTTCGATGTTGCGCATAAGAACAACGAGGAAGTCATCCGTGCCTATTCCATGGCTAACTACCCGGAAGAGAAGGGCATCCTCAAGTTCAACATTCGTGTGGCCACGCCGCCGCCGGGCACCAGCCACCCGCCGGGTCTGATGTCGACCTACGTGTTCAACATGAAGGTGGGCGACAAGGTGACGGTGATGGGGCCGTTCGGCGAGTTCTTTGCCAAGGACACCGATGCCGAAATGATCTTCATCGGCGGTGGCGCGGGTATGGCGCCGATGCGCAGCCATATCTTCGATCAGCTCAAGCGTCTTGATACCAAACGCAAGATCAGCTTCTGGTACGGTGCGCGTTCCTGGCGCGAGACCTTCTATAACGAAGAGTACGACAAGCTGGAAGATGAGCACGACAACTTTGAATGGCACCTGGCGCTGTCTGACCCGCAGGATGCCGACAACTGGGAAGGACCGACCGGTTTCATTCATAACGTGCTGTACGAAAACTATCTGAAGGACCATCCGGCGCCGGAAGATTGCGAGTTCTACATGTGCGGGCCACCCATGATGAACGCCTCGGTCGTCAAGCTGCTGCTTGATCTTGGGGTAGAGCCGGAAAACATCATGCTGGATGATTTCGGCGGCTAG